In the Chloroflexota bacterium genome, AATCTGCGGACGTTGATTTTAGGCGCGCTGATTATCGGTTATATTTTTTTAGGTGGTCTGAATTCACCGACGCCGGTGATAGCGCAAGGACCCACCGTGATTCAAGGAATCCCGGTCGTTCCAACGAGTTCGGCGACAATAAATTTTGCCGAGTTGGCGAAACAACACGCGACAACTCCATCTACTTCTGAACCCGGTGTGAACTTCATCGCGCCTTTCATGCAAGCTCCGGAACCAACGGCGATAGGACAGTCCGCGCAACGCACCGCCATCGCTCAACCAGTCCGCCCATCGGTCGCATCGCCAGCGCCCGCGCTCAATTATATGGGCATGGACGACATTGCGGCGGTCGGTAGCACGTTGCGTATGATTCCCCCGGATACCGATGGCGCAGTCGGTCCGACGCGCGTCTTTGTAACGCTGAACAACAACTATCGCGTCCAGGACAAGACCACCGGCGCAACCGTAAGCACCGTTTCGATGAATACATTCTGGGCAGGCACCGGCGCGACGGGAAACTTCGACCCCAAAACACTCTACGATCCCTACAACAATCGTTTTATCGTCGCCGGAGTTTCAAATGTAGCGAGCCCTAGTTCATCCATCGTTTACGGCGTCTCGGATACCAGCGATCCCAATGGCACGTGGAAACTCTATCGCTACATCGTTGGCGCAACCATCGGCGGTGTGCCGTCCTGGGCTGACTATCCAACGATGGGGTTCAACAAAAACTGGGTCGCGATTTCGGTGAATATGTTTGGCACGACCGACGGTCTTTTCAAAGAATCGCGGATGCTCGTGATCAACTATCCCAACTTGCTTGCCGGCGCACCCACTGGAACGTTGTTCACCGGTCTATCCGATTTTGCGGTGCAACCCGCCGTTACCTACTCGGCGACGGAGAATACCTTGTATGCGCCCGCCCATTGGAATAGCTCCGCGGCGTCGTACCGATTGAACACCATCACCGGCACGCCGGCATCCCCCCTCTATACGCAAGGCGTACTCAAAACAAATTCCTTGGGCGCGTGGACGGTGCCAAGCGGAGATATTCAACCGCAAGCACCCGAGCCAGTCACCGGCGCAACCGCAAAAATCAACGCGGGCGATGCGCGCATTCTGAATGCGGTATTTCGGAATGGCAACATTTGGTACGCGCAGACCGTTGGCTTGCCGGCGGGCGGAATAATTTCGCACTTGGCAGCGCAATGGGTGAAACTGGATACGAGCGGTAACTTTGTGGATGGCGGTCGCGTTGAGGATCCAACCGCAACTGTTTCGAATGGCGGTAAATGGTATTCGTATCCAACGATCACGGTGAACAAGAACAATGATGTTCTCCTGGGTTTTTCCCAGTTTTCTTCCAGTCAATATGCGGCGGCTGGTTATGCCTATCGGCAAAACACCGATGCCGCCGGCACGATGCGCGATCCATACATTTATAAAGCCGGCGAAGGGTATTACTACAAAACGTATTCGGGTACTAGAAACCGTTGGGGTGATTATAGCAATACACAAGTAGACCCATCGAACGATACGGACCTGTGGACGATCCAAGAGTATGCCAAACCACAGGTTGGCACCGGCAATGGCTCGGGAATCTGGAGTACGTGGTGGGCAAAGGTCGCCATCGGCGCACCGCCAACGATTACCGGTCTCAGTCCTTTTACAACCGCACCGGGAGGACTTGGTTTTACGCTTACCGTAACTGGCACCAACTATA is a window encoding:
- a CDS encoding IPT/TIG domain-containing protein; translation: MNPKNLRTLILGALIIGYIFLGGLNSPTPVIAQGPTVIQGIPVVPTSSATINFAELAKQHATTPSTSEPGVNFIAPFMQAPEPTAIGQSAQRTAIAQPVRPSVASPAPALNYMGMDDIAAVGSTLRMIPPDTDGAVGPTRVFVTLNNNYRVQDKTTGATVSTVSMNTFWAGTGATGNFDPKTLYDPYNNRFIVAGVSNVASPSSSIVYGVSDTSDPNGTWKLYRYIVGATIGGVPSWADYPTMGFNKNWVAISVNMFGTTDGLFKESRMLVINYPNLLAGAPTGTLFTGLSDFAVQPAVTYSATENTLYAPAHWNSSAASYRLNTITGTPASPLYTQGVLKTNSLGAWTVPSGDIQPQAPEPVTGATAKINAGDARILNAVFRNGNIWYAQTVGLPAGGIISHLAAQWVKLDTSGNFVDGGRVEDPTATVSNGGKWYSYPTITVNKNNDVLLGFSQFSSSQYAAAGYAYRQNTDAAGTMRDPYIYKAGEGYYYKTYSGTRNRWGDYSNTQVDPSNDTDLWTIQEYAKPQVGTGNGSGIWSTWWAKVAIGAPPTITGLSPFTTAPGGLGFTLTVTGTNYIASSIVRWNGADRTTIYVNSTQLTANILAGDIATPGIASVTVYNPDGTGTSNPANFYIGPPAKHYLPVISKSSP